In Brachypodium distachyon strain Bd21 chromosome 2, Brachypodium_distachyon_v3.0, whole genome shotgun sequence, one genomic interval encodes:
- the LOC100827373 gene encoding AMSH-like ubiquitin thioesterase 3 isoform X2, whose amino-acid sequence MGPPRPARGVISIEACARPIAVDHRIRLPYYFRIAGSLLRQAKIYRDEKNILDLYVILLRYTSLLCETIPKHRDYPVFKSREAEFLRNANSATLIDVVNELESLKPVVKRQIAEYNRGGSVEANGLNGTHTISQRTEQHPRTTYSTQPLVGSNSGSLEKFIPGGRHQATSLPSVQTDRQIRKQFANLPFPKEETLARHSILGPNGLQGQWTGPVTAIKVQYPSNLEFTQSDMTSLVPVMLNQDVLHGSSTMYPDSTTKDNDDMKNVLSLDDGRWSAPAEECTSVPSVSLDGELSQLNIRQPSPPPVLAEVHPERRPISPSRIADPTPGLAISETGRYQNLHVPVKLMECFLRVAESNTKRSLETCGVLAGTLKKRTFYVTTLIIPKQKSTSDSFSFYSVKPQMKKNYSKFRTPAHFSLLVGSIHIQHSPVSSLPLISIIIIRIRSCYRRQLR is encoded by the exons ATGGGGCCACCAAGACCAGCCAGGGGAGTCATCAGCATCGAGGCGTGCGCGCGGCCGATCGCCGTCGACCACCGCATCAGGCTCCCCTACTACTTCCGCATCGCGGgctccctcctccgccag GCCAAGATATATCGGGATGAGAAGAACATCCTCGACTTGTATGTCATCCTCCTGAGATACACGAG CTTGCTGTGCGAGACGATCCCGAAGCACCGTGACTACCCTGTGTTCAAGTCGAGAGAAGCTGAGTTCTTGAGGAATGCTAACTCCGCC ACACTCATTGATGTTGTCAATGAGCTTGAGTCTCTGAAGCCAGTTGTGAAGCGGCAGATCGCTGAGTATAACAGAGGAGGTTCTGTTGAAGCTAATGGTCTAAATGGAACCCACACCATAAGTCAAAGGACAGAGCAGCATCCTCGAACCACATATTCCACTCAG cCACTTGTAGGAAGCAACAGTGGATCATTGGAAAAATTCATCCCAGGTGGAAGACATCAAGCGACATCATTACCGAGTGTCCAAACTGATAGGCAGATTCGCAAACA ATTTGCAAATCTGCCTTTTCCAAAAGAAGAAACACTAGCTAGACACTCCATATTAGGACCTAATGGGCTCCAAGGACAATGGACTGGGCCTGTTACGGCAATCAAG GTCCAATATCCAAGCAATCTTGAATTTACACAAAGCGATATGACAAG TTTAGTGCCAGTTATGTTGAACCAAGATGTTCTGCATGGTTCCAGTACCATGTATCCGGATAGCACTACAAAGGATAATGATGATATGAAAAATGTTCTGTCTCTTGATGATGGTCGATGGTCTGCACCAGCAGAAGAATGCACCTCTGTGCCTTCTGTTAGTCTGGACGGAGAACTGTCACAATTGAATATCAGACAACCTTCACCCCCGCCAGTCCTGGCAGAGGTGCATCCTGAGCGTAGACCAATTTCTCCATCGAGAATTGCTGATCCAACACCAGGACTTGCTATATCAGAGACCGGCCGTTATCAGAACTTGCATGTT CCGGTGAAGTTGATGGAGTGTTTTCTAAGGGTTGCCGAGTCAAACACCAAAAGAAGTTTAGAAACATGTGGGGTTCTTGCTGGTACCCTG AAGAAGAGAACTTTTTATGTCACAACCTTAATAATTCCAAAGCAGAAATCTACATCTGATTCA TTCTCTTTTTACAGTGTGAAGCCACAAATGAAGAAGAACTATTCGAAGTTCAGGACACCGGCTCACTTTTCACTCTTGGTTGGATCCAT ACACATCCAACACAGTCCTGTTTCCTCTCTTCCATTGATCTCCATAATCATTATTCGTATCAG GTCATGCTACCGGAGGCAATTGCGATAG
- the LOC100827373 gene encoding AMSH-like ubiquitin thioesterase 3 isoform X1: MGPPRPARGVISIEACARPIAVDHRIRLPYYFRIAGSLLRQAKIYRDEKNILDLYVILLRYTSLLCETIPKHRDYPVFKSREAEFLRNANSATLIDVVNELESLKPVVKRQIAEYNRGGSVEANGLNGTHTISQRTEQHPRTTYSTQPLVGSNSGSLEKFIPGGRHQATSLPSVQTDRQIRKQFANLPFPKEETLARHSILGPNGLQGQWTGPVTAIKVQYPSNLEFTQSDMTSLVPVMLNQDVLHGSSTMYPDSTTKDNDDMKNVLSLDDGRWSAPAEECTSVPSVSLDGELSQLNIRQPSPPPVLAEVHPERRPISPSRIADPTPGLAISETGRYQNLHVPVKLMECFLRVAESNTKRSLETCGVLAGTLKKRTFYVTTLIIPKQKSTSDSCEATNEEELFEVQDTGSLFTLGWIHTHPTQSCFLSSIDLHNHYSYQVMLPEAIAIVMAPTDTRKKHGIFHLTDPGGIGVIQDCPERGFHPHKAPLDGSPIYEHCSHVYMNADTKFDMIDLRER; this comes from the exons ATGGGGCCACCAAGACCAGCCAGGGGAGTCATCAGCATCGAGGCGTGCGCGCGGCCGATCGCCGTCGACCACCGCATCAGGCTCCCCTACTACTTCCGCATCGCGGgctccctcctccgccag GCCAAGATATATCGGGATGAGAAGAACATCCTCGACTTGTATGTCATCCTCCTGAGATACACGAG CTTGCTGTGCGAGACGATCCCGAAGCACCGTGACTACCCTGTGTTCAAGTCGAGAGAAGCTGAGTTCTTGAGGAATGCTAACTCCGCC ACACTCATTGATGTTGTCAATGAGCTTGAGTCTCTGAAGCCAGTTGTGAAGCGGCAGATCGCTGAGTATAACAGAGGAGGTTCTGTTGAAGCTAATGGTCTAAATGGAACCCACACCATAAGTCAAAGGACAGAGCAGCATCCTCGAACCACATATTCCACTCAG cCACTTGTAGGAAGCAACAGTGGATCATTGGAAAAATTCATCCCAGGTGGAAGACATCAAGCGACATCATTACCGAGTGTCCAAACTGATAGGCAGATTCGCAAACA ATTTGCAAATCTGCCTTTTCCAAAAGAAGAAACACTAGCTAGACACTCCATATTAGGACCTAATGGGCTCCAAGGACAATGGACTGGGCCTGTTACGGCAATCAAG GTCCAATATCCAAGCAATCTTGAATTTACACAAAGCGATATGACAAG TTTAGTGCCAGTTATGTTGAACCAAGATGTTCTGCATGGTTCCAGTACCATGTATCCGGATAGCACTACAAAGGATAATGATGATATGAAAAATGTTCTGTCTCTTGATGATGGTCGATGGTCTGCACCAGCAGAAGAATGCACCTCTGTGCCTTCTGTTAGTCTGGACGGAGAACTGTCACAATTGAATATCAGACAACCTTCACCCCCGCCAGTCCTGGCAGAGGTGCATCCTGAGCGTAGACCAATTTCTCCATCGAGAATTGCTGATCCAACACCAGGACTTGCTATATCAGAGACCGGCCGTTATCAGAACTTGCATGTT CCGGTGAAGTTGATGGAGTGTTTTCTAAGGGTTGCCGAGTCAAACACCAAAAGAAGTTTAGAAACATGTGGGGTTCTTGCTGGTACCCTG AAGAAGAGAACTTTTTATGTCACAACCTTAATAATTCCAAAGCAGAAATCTACATCTGATTCA TGTGAAGCCACAAATGAAGAAGAACTATTCGAAGTTCAGGACACCGGCTCACTTTTCACTCTTGGTTGGATCCAT ACACATCCAACACAGTCCTGTTTCCTCTCTTCCATTGATCTCCATAATCATTATTCGTATCAG GTCATGCTACCGGAGGCAATTGCGATAGTTATGGCACCTACCGACACAAGAAA AAAACATGGTATATTTCATCTAACGGATCCAGGCGGCATCGGTGTGATCCAAGATTGCCCAGAGAGAGGTTTCCATCCGCACAAGGCACCTCTAGACGGCTCACCAATCTATGAGCATTGCTCCCATGTGTACATGAATGCCGATACGAAGTTTGATATGATTGATCTCAGAGAGCGGTGA